The Xenopus laevis strain J_2021 chromosome 5L, Xenopus_laevis_v10.1, whole genome shotgun sequence genome has a segment encoding these proteins:
- the tp53bp2.L gene encoding tumor protein p53 binding protein 2 L homeolog isoform X1 translates to MFLTVYLSNNEQHFTEVPITPETTCRDVIELCKEPGETDCHLAEVWRGTERPVADNERMCEVLHKYGTQRNEAHFYLRHEHLPSRESVNVQRVHDPNAKRNGVKMPSERKMENGVNGPRMDMTLAELQEMAARQQQQIEAQQRMLATKEQRLKYLKQQDQKQQQANEQEKLKRLRDIAENQEAKLKKVRALKGHVERKRISNGRLVEEIEQISNLFQQKQKELTAAVSKVEELSRQLEMLKNGRIEGYHDNQTAVSELDRLYKELQLRNKLNQEQNAKLQQHRENLNKRNAEVAAMDKRVNELRERLWKKKVALQQKENVPISSDGNLPQQVVSTLSRVAAVGPYIQSATMPRGPSTRPELVVKPAFPEGTSTTQVPDVPLKSQTLPNMRTASQGKNSQGSGGYSIKPQPGGTNWSDANGDIRGTAKGALGTAGQAGSAEKDKKTRPCSMFDSVVPPPGPPNYGTLRKNQSSEDLLRDPQAVTKGVTKVPPPVPSKPKQISLNQYGPPGQPPVTDPKSDISSQKPPASLQGNKQRAAQQARVPNPINPESVPAPKVDNPPAVAVRPFTPQPVKEPPPPPFRKPQTVAASSIYSMYTQQQNPGKNYTVQGALSRSQTRQPFSSVYGKPVLNGSQSQQTMNQLADSTCIDGRVKSNSPEPEGDTPVTGQESQETERIPRPLSPTKLLPFLSNPYRNQSDADLEALRKKLYNAPRPLKKRSSITEPEGPNGPNIQKLLYQRTTLAAMETISAPKQSPVEPISENSGEGQEVHVTADEEVEFHEESATSLQVLEPETRDPIVIPEEIELLSPVLGPDCVPEGIPGDILPPPPPPEELNVVTPQPPDAFIEEYPPYPPPPYPTSGEQDSLVEDLSNMRPPEITGHFSLPPGKRTNLRKNGSERISHGMRVKFNPLALLLDSSLEGEFDLVQRIIYEVDDPSQPNDEGITALHNAVCAGHTEIVKFLVQFGVNVNAADSDGWTPLHCAASCNNVQVCKFLVESGAAVFATTYSDRQTAADKCEEMEEGYSQCSQFLYGVQEKMGIMNRGVLYTLWDYEAESDDEMALKEGDCMTILRREDEDETEWWWARLNDKEGYVPRNLLGLYPRIKPRQRSLA, encoded by the exons ATGTTCCTTACCGTGTACCTTAGTAACAACGAGCAACATTTTACCGAGGTGCCGATCACACCAGAAACCACCTGCCGGGATGTCATAGAGCTTTGCAAGGAGCCAGGGGAAACAGACTGTCATTTAGCAGAGGTGTGGCGAGGCACAG AGCGGCCTGTGGCAGATAACGAGCGTATGTGTGAGGTGTTGCACAAGTATGGCACGCAGAGGAACGAAGCACACTTTTACCTGCGCCATGAACACCTCCCGTCAAGAGAATCAG TGAATGTTCAGAGAGTCCACGACCCGAATGCTAAAAGGAACGGTGTGAAGATGCCTAGCGAGCGAAAAATGGAGAACGGG GTAAATGGCCCTAGGATGGACATGACTCTAGCAGAGCTGCAGGAGATGGCtgccaggcagcagcagcagattgAAGCTCAGCAACGGATGTTGGCCACCAAG gAGCAGAGGCTGAAGTATCTGAAGCAGCAAGACCAGAAGCAGCAGCAAGCCAACGAGCAGGAGAAGCTAAAGAGGCTCCGAGATATTGCAGAGAACCAAGAGGCCAAGCTGAAGAAAGTGCGAGCCCTGAAGGGCCACGTGGAGCGGAAACGCATCAGTAACGGGAGACTGG TGGAGGAAATTGAGCAGATAAGTAACCTGTTCCAGCAGAAACAGAAGGAGCTTACGGCAGCCGTGTCCAAGGTGGAAGAGCTTAGCCGCCAGTTGGAAATGCTGAAGAATGGACGGATTGAGGGTTACCATGACAACCAGACGGCCGTTTCTGAGCTCGATAGACTGTATAAAGAACTTCAG CTGAGGAACAAGCTGAATCAGGAGCAGAATGCCAAGCTGCAGCAGCACAGGGAGAATCTGAACAAGCGCAACGCCGAGGTCGCAGCCATGGACAAACGTGTGAATGAGCTGCGTGAGCGCCTGTGGAAGAAGAAGGTGGCCCTGCAACAAAAGGAAAACGTACCG ATTTCATCTGATGGGAATCTACCTCAGCAGGTAGTGAGCACTCTCAGCAGAGTGGCTGCTGTGGGCCCTTACATTCAGTCGGCCACAATGCCCAGGGGCCCCTCCACCAGGCCGGAGCTGGTTGTTAAGCCAGCGTTCCCTGAAGGGACCAGCACTACGCAAGTACCTGATGTGCCACTGAAATCCCAAACGCTGCCCAACATGAGGACTGCATCCCAGGGCAAAAATTCACAGG GTTCAGGTGGGTACAGTATCAAACCCCAGCCTGGCGGCACTAATTGGAGTGATGCAAATGGTGATATCCGGGGAACAGCCAAAGGCGCTCTCGGCACTGCTGGACAGG CTGGGAGTGCAGAAAAAGATAAGAAGACTCGACCATGTTCAATGTTTGATTCTGTCGTGCCTCCTCCTGGgcctccaaattatggaacgctGCGTAAAAATCAGAGTAGCGAGGACCTCCTGAGAGACCCACAG GCTGTGACAAAAGGAGTGACAAAAGTACCTCCACCTGTACCATCTAAACCAAAACAGATCAGCCTTAATCAATATGGCCCTCCCGGCCAGCCCCCTGTAACTGATCCCAAGTCTGATATCAGTTCCCAGAAGCCTCCTGCTTCACTACAAGGAAACAAGCAAAGGGCAGCCCAGCAAGCAAGAGTTCCCAACCCAATAAACCCTGAGTCTGTCCCTGCACCCAAAGTGGATAACCCACCAGCTGTAGCAGTACGTCCTTTTACCCCTCAACCTGTTAAGGAACCCCCTCCTCCACCCTTCCGCAAGCCCCAGACAGTCGCTGCAAGCTCCATTTACTCCATGTACACACAGCAACAAAACCCCGGGAAGAATTACACTGTGCAAGGCGCCCTCTCCCGATCCCAGACGAGACAACCCTTCTCCAGTG TGTATGGCAAACCAGTCCTTAATGGATCCCAGAGCCAGCAGACAATGAACCAATTGGCAGACAGCACTTGTATAGATGGGCGAGTTAAATCAAACAGCCCTGAGCCAGAGGGTGATACCCCAGTGACTGGCCAGGAAAGCCAAGAGACTGAGAGAATTCCTCGCCCACTTAGCCCTACAAAACTCTTACCATTCCTTTCCAATCCCTACCGGAACCAGAGTGATGCTGACTTGGAAGCATTAAGAAAGAAACTTTATAATGCACCCAGACCACTAAAGAAGAGGAGCTCTATCACGGAGCCCGAGGGCCCCAATGGACCAAATATTCAGAAGCTTTTGTACCAGAGGACTACTCTGGCTGCAATGGAGActatatctgcccctaagcaaAGCCCTGTGGAACCCATCTCTGAGAACTCTGGGGAGGGCCAAGAGGTACATGTGACTGCAGACGAGGAAGTAGAATTTCATGAGGAAAGTGCTACTTCCCTACAGGTTCTTGAGCCTGAAACAAGAGATCCAATTGTGATTCCGGAAGAAATCGAATTATTGTCGCCAGTGCTGGGTCCTGACTGTGTACCTGAGGGGATCCCTGGGGATATTctcccccctccacctcctccggAAGAGCTGAATGTAGTTACACCCCAGCCCCCTGACGCATTCATAGAGGAGTACCCCCCATATCCTCCCCCTCCTTATCCCACCTCTGGGGAACAAGACAGTCTGGTTGAAGATCTATCCAACATGCGACCTCCAGAGATCACTGGCCATTTCTCTCTTCCTCCT GGTAAAAGGACGAACCTGAGGAAGAATGGATCTGAGCGAATTAGTCATGGAATGAGAGTGAAATTTAACCCACTGGCTTTGCTCCTTGATTCATCTTTAGAAGGTGAATTCGACCTTGTACAGAGAATAATCTATGAG GTTGATGATCCCAGCCAGCCTAATGATGAAGGTATCACAGCCCTGCATAACGCAGTGTGTGCCGGTCACACCGAGATTGTGAAGTTCTTGGTCCAGTTTGGGGTGAATGTAAATGCAGCAGACAGTGATGGCTG GACCCCGTTACACTGCGCCGCGTCGTGCAATAACGTGCAAGTGTGTAAGTTCCTGGTAGAGTCTGGAGCGGCTGTGTTTGCTACAACCTACAGTGATCGACAGACTGCTGCGGACAAGTGCGAGGAGATGGAGGAGGGCTACAGCCAGTGCTCCCAGTTTCTTTATG GTGTCCAAGAGAAGATGGGCATTATGAACCGGGGGGTGCTCTACACCTTGTGGGACTATGAAGCAGAGAGTGACGATGAGATGGCTCTGAAGGAAGGAGACTGTATGACCATCCTGCGCAGGGAAGATGAAGATGAGACGGAGTGGTGGTGGGCCCGGTTAAATGACAAGGAGGGATACGTCCCCCGCAACCTGCTTGGG ctgtacCCAAGGATCAAGCCAAGGCAAAGATCTCTGGCGTAA
- the tp53bp2.L gene encoding tumor protein p53 binding protein 2 L homeolog (The RefSeq protein has 2 substitutions compared to this genomic sequence) codes for MFLTVYLSNNEQHFTEVPITPETTCRDVIELCKEPGETDCHLAEVWRGTERPVADNERMCEVLHKYGTQRNEAHFYLRHEHLPSRESVNVQRVHDPNAKRNGVKMPSERKMENGVNGPRMDMTLAELQEMAARQQQQIEAQQRMLATKEQRLKYLKQQDQKQQQANEQEKLKRLRDIAENQEAKLKKVRALKGHVERKRISNGRLVEEIEQISNLFQQKQKELTAAVSKVEELSRQLEMLKNGRIEGYHDNQTAVSELDRLYKELQLRNKLNQEQNAKLQQHRENLNKRNAEVAAMDKRVNELRERLWKKKVALQQKENVPISSDGNLPQQVVSTLSRVAAVGPYIQSATMPRGPSTRPELVVKPAFPEGTSTTQVPDVPLKSQTLPNMRTASQGKNSQGSGGYSIKPQPGGTNWSDANGDIRGTAKGALGTAGQAGSAEKDKKTRPCSMFDSVVPPPGPPNYGTLRKNQSSEDLLRDPQAVTKGVTKVPPPVPSKPKQISLNQYGPPGQPPVTDPKSDISSQKPPASLQGNKQRAAKQARVPNPINPESVPAPKVDNPPAVAVRPFTPQPVKEPPPPPFRKPQTVAASSIYSMYTQQQNPGKNYTVQGALSRSQTRQPFSSVYGKPVLNGSQSQQTMNQLADSTCIDGRVKSNSPEPEGDTPVTGQESQETERIPRPLSPTKLLPFLSNPYRNQSDADLEALRKKLYNAPRPLKKRSSITEPEGPNGPNIQKLLYQRTTLAAMETISAPKQSPVEPISENSGEGQEVHVTADEEVEFHEESATSLQVLEPETRDPIVIPEEIELLSPVLGPDCVPEGIPGDILPPPPPPEELNVVTPQPPDAFIEEYPPYPPPPYPTSGEQDSLVEDLSNMRPPEITGHFSLPPGKRTNLRKNGSERISHGMRVKFNPLALLLDSSLEGEFDLVQRIIYEVEDPSQPNDEGITALHNAVCAGHTEIVKFLVQFGVNVNAADSDGWTPLHCAASCNNVQVCKFLVESGAAVFATTYSDRQTAADKCEEMEEGYSQCSQFLYGVQEKMGIMNRGVLYTLWDYEAESDDEMALKEGDCMTILRREDEDETEWWWARLNDKEGYVPRNLLGLYPRIKPRQRSLA; via the exons ATGTTCCTTACCGTGTACCTTAGTAACAACGAGCAACATTTTACCGAGGTGCCGATCACACCAGAAACCACCTGCCGGGATGTCATAGAGCTTTGCAAGGAGCCAGGGGAAACAGACTGTCATTTAGCAGAGGTGTGGCGAGGCACAG AGCGGCCTGTGGCAGATAACGAGCGTATGTGTGAGGTGTTGCACAAGTATGGCACGCAGAGGAACGAAGCACACTTTTACCTGCGCCATGAACACCTCCCGTCAAGAGAATCAG TGAATGTTCAGAGAGTCCACGACCCGAATGCTAAAAGGAACGGTGTGAAGATGCCTAGCGAGCGAAAAATGGAGAACGGG GTAAATGGCCCTAGGATGGACATGACTCTAGCAGAGCTGCAGGAGATGGCtgccaggcagcagcagcagattgAAGCTCAGCAACGGATGTTGGCCACCAAG gAGCAGAGGCTGAAGTATCTGAAGCAGCAAGACCAGAAGCAGCAGCAAGCCAACGAGCAGGAGAAGCTAAAGAGGCTCCGAGATATTGCAGAGAACCAAGAGGCCAAGCTGAAGAAAGTGCGAGCCCTGAAGGGCCACGTGGAGCGGAAACGCATCAGTAACGGGAGACTGG TGGAGGAAATTGAGCAGATAAGTAACCTGTTCCAGCAGAAACAGAAGGAGCTTACGGCAGCCGTGTCCAAGGTGGAAGAGCTTAGCCGCCAGTTGGAAATGCTGAAGAATGGACGGATTGAGGGTTACCATGACAACCAGACGGCCGTTTCTGAGCTCGATAGACTGTATAAAGAACTTCAG CTGAGGAACAAGCTGAATCAGGAGCAGAATGCCAAGCTGCAGCAGCACAGGGAGAATCTGAACAAGCGCAACGCCGAGGTCGCAGCCATGGACAAACGTGTGAATGAGCTGCGTGAGCGCCTGTGGAAGAAGAAGGTGGCCCTGCAACAAAAGGAAAACGTACCG ATTTCATCTGATGGGAATCTACCTCAGCAGGTAGTGAGCACTCTCAGCAGAGTGGCTGCTGTGGGCCCTTACATTCAGTCGGCCACAATGCCCAGGGGCCCCTCCACCAGGCCGGAGCTGGTTGTTAAGCCAGCGTTCCCTGAAGGGACCAGCACTACGCAAGTACCTGATGTGCCACTGAAATCCCAAACGCTGCCCAACATGAGGACTGCATCCCAGGGCAAAAATTCACAGG GTTCAGGTGGGTACAGTATCAAACCCCAGCCTGGCGGCACTAATTGGAGTGATGCAAATGGTGATATCCGGGGAACAGCCAAAGGCGCTCTCGGCACTGCTGGACAGG CTGGGAGTGCAGAAAAAGATAAGAAGACTCGACCATGTTCAATGTTTGATTCTGTCGTGCCTCCTCCTGGgcctccaaattatggaacgctGCGTAAAAATCAGAGTAGCGAGGACCTCCTGAGAGACCCACAG GCTGTGACAAAAGGAGTGACAAAAGTACCTCCACCTGTACCATCTAAACCAAAACAGATCAGCCTTAATCAATATGGCCCTCCCGGCCAGCCCCCTGTAACTGATCCCAAGTCTGATATCAGTTCCCAGAAGCCTCCTGCTTCACTACAAGGAAACAAGCAAAGGGCAGCCCAGCAAGCAAGAGTTCCCAACCCAATAAACCCTGAGTCTGTCCCTGCACCCAAAGTGGATAACCCACCAGCTGTAGCAGTACGTCCTTTTACCCCTCAACCTGTTAAGGAACCCCCTCCTCCACCCTTCCGCAAGCCCCAGACAGTCGCTGCAAGCTCCATTTACTCCATGTACACACAGCAACAAAACCCCGGGAAGAATTACACTGTGCAAGGCGCCCTCTCCCGATCCCAGACGAGACAACCCTTCTCCAGTG TGTATGGCAAACCAGTCCTTAATGGATCCCAGAGCCAGCAGACAATGAACCAATTGGCAGACAGCACTTGTATAGATGGGCGAGTTAAATCAAACAGCCCTGAGCCAGAGGGTGATACCCCAGTGACTGGCCAGGAAAGCCAAGAGACTGAGAGAATTCCTCGCCCACTTAGCCCTACAAAACTCTTACCATTCCTTTCCAATCCCTACCGGAACCAGAGTGATGCTGACTTGGAAGCATTAAGAAAGAAACTTTATAATGCACCCAGACCACTAAAGAAGAGGAGCTCTATCACGGAGCCCGAGGGCCCCAATGGACCAAATATTCAGAAGCTTTTGTACCAGAGGACTACTCTGGCTGCAATGGAGActatatctgcccctaagcaaAGCCCTGTGGAACCCATCTCTGAGAACTCTGGGGAGGGCCAAGAGGTACATGTGACTGCAGACGAGGAAGTAGAATTTCATGAGGAAAGTGCTACTTCCCTACAGGTTCTTGAGCCTGAAACAAGAGATCCAATTGTGATTCCGGAAGAAATCGAATTATTGTCGCCAGTGCTGGGTCCTGACTGTGTACCTGAGGGGATCCCTGGGGATATTctcccccctccacctcctccggAAGAGCTGAATGTAGTTACACCCCAGCCCCCTGACGCATTCATAGAGGAGTACCCCCCATATCCTCCCCCTCCTTATCCCACCTCTGGGGAACAAGACAGTCTGGTTGAAGATCTATCCAACATGCGACCTCCAGAGATCACTGGCCATTTCTCTCTTCCTCCT GGTAAAAGGACGAACCTGAGGAAGAATGGATCTGAGCGAATTAGTCATGGAATGAGAGTGAAATTTAACCCACTGGCTTTGCTCCTTGATTCATCTTTAGAAGGTGAATTCGACCTTGTACAGAGAATAATCTATGAG GTTGATGATCCCAGCCAGCCTAATGATGAAGGTATCACAGCCCTGCATAACGCAGTGTGTGCCGGTCACACCGAGATTGTGAAGTTCTTGGTCCAGTTTGGGGTGAATGTAAATGCAGCAGACAGTGATGGCTG GACCCCGTTACACTGCGCCGCGTCGTGCAATAACGTGCAAGTGTGTAAGTTCCTGGTAGAGTCTGGAGCGGCTGTGTTTGCTACAACCTACAGTGATCGACAGACTGCTGCGGACAAGTGCGAGGAGATGGAGGAGGGCTACAGCCAGTGCTCCCAGTTTCTTTATG GTGTCCAAGAGAAGATGGGCATTATGAACCGGGGGGTGCTCTACACCTTGTGGGACTATGAAGCAGAGAGTGACGATGAGATGGCTCTGAAGGAAGGAGACTGTATGACCATCCTGCGCAGGGAAGATGAAGATGAGACGGAGTGGTGGTGGGCCCGGTTAAATGACAAGGAGGGATACGTCCCCCGCAACCTGCTTGGG ctgtacCCAAGGATCAAGCCAAGGCAAAGATCTCTGGCGTAA
- the tp53bp2.L gene encoding tumor protein p53 binding protein 2 L homeolog isoform X2, giving the protein MPSERKMENGVNGPRMDMTLAELQEMAARQQQQIEAQQRMLATKEQRLKYLKQQDQKQQQANEQEKLKRLRDIAENQEAKLKKVRALKGHVERKRISNGRLVEEIEQISNLFQQKQKELTAAVSKVEELSRQLEMLKNGRIEGYHDNQTAVSELDRLYKELQLRNKLNQEQNAKLQQHRENLNKRNAEVAAMDKRVNELRERLWKKKVALQQKENVPISSDGNLPQQVVSTLSRVAAVGPYIQSATMPRGPSTRPELVVKPAFPEGTSTTQVPDVPLKSQTLPNMRTASQGKNSQGSGGYSIKPQPGGTNWSDANGDIRGTAKGALGTAGQAGSAEKDKKTRPCSMFDSVVPPPGPPNYGTLRKNQSSEDLLRDPQAVTKGVTKVPPPVPSKPKQISLNQYGPPGQPPVTDPKSDISSQKPPASLQGNKQRAAQQARVPNPINPESVPAPKVDNPPAVAVRPFTPQPVKEPPPPPFRKPQTVAASSIYSMYTQQQNPGKNYTVQGALSRSQTRQPFSSVYGKPVLNGSQSQQTMNQLADSTCIDGRVKSNSPEPEGDTPVTGQESQETERIPRPLSPTKLLPFLSNPYRNQSDADLEALRKKLYNAPRPLKKRSSITEPEGPNGPNIQKLLYQRTTLAAMETISAPKQSPVEPISENSGEGQEVHVTADEEVEFHEESATSLQVLEPETRDPIVIPEEIELLSPVLGPDCVPEGIPGDILPPPPPPEELNVVTPQPPDAFIEEYPPYPPPPYPTSGEQDSLVEDLSNMRPPEITGHFSLPPGKRTNLRKNGSERISHGMRVKFNPLALLLDSSLEGEFDLVQRIIYEVDDPSQPNDEGITALHNAVCAGHTEIVKFLVQFGVNVNAADSDGWTPLHCAASCNNVQVCKFLVESGAAVFATTYSDRQTAADKCEEMEEGYSQCSQFLYGVQEKMGIMNRGVLYTLWDYEAESDDEMALKEGDCMTILRREDEDETEWWWARLNDKEGYVPRNLLGLYPRIKPRQRSLA; this is encoded by the exons ATGCCTAGCGAGCGAAAAATGGAGAACGGG GTAAATGGCCCTAGGATGGACATGACTCTAGCAGAGCTGCAGGAGATGGCtgccaggcagcagcagcagattgAAGCTCAGCAACGGATGTTGGCCACCAAG gAGCAGAGGCTGAAGTATCTGAAGCAGCAAGACCAGAAGCAGCAGCAAGCCAACGAGCAGGAGAAGCTAAAGAGGCTCCGAGATATTGCAGAGAACCAAGAGGCCAAGCTGAAGAAAGTGCGAGCCCTGAAGGGCCACGTGGAGCGGAAACGCATCAGTAACGGGAGACTGG TGGAGGAAATTGAGCAGATAAGTAACCTGTTCCAGCAGAAACAGAAGGAGCTTACGGCAGCCGTGTCCAAGGTGGAAGAGCTTAGCCGCCAGTTGGAAATGCTGAAGAATGGACGGATTGAGGGTTACCATGACAACCAGACGGCCGTTTCTGAGCTCGATAGACTGTATAAAGAACTTCAG CTGAGGAACAAGCTGAATCAGGAGCAGAATGCCAAGCTGCAGCAGCACAGGGAGAATCTGAACAAGCGCAACGCCGAGGTCGCAGCCATGGACAAACGTGTGAATGAGCTGCGTGAGCGCCTGTGGAAGAAGAAGGTGGCCCTGCAACAAAAGGAAAACGTACCG ATTTCATCTGATGGGAATCTACCTCAGCAGGTAGTGAGCACTCTCAGCAGAGTGGCTGCTGTGGGCCCTTACATTCAGTCGGCCACAATGCCCAGGGGCCCCTCCACCAGGCCGGAGCTGGTTGTTAAGCCAGCGTTCCCTGAAGGGACCAGCACTACGCAAGTACCTGATGTGCCACTGAAATCCCAAACGCTGCCCAACATGAGGACTGCATCCCAGGGCAAAAATTCACAGG GTTCAGGTGGGTACAGTATCAAACCCCAGCCTGGCGGCACTAATTGGAGTGATGCAAATGGTGATATCCGGGGAACAGCCAAAGGCGCTCTCGGCACTGCTGGACAGG CTGGGAGTGCAGAAAAAGATAAGAAGACTCGACCATGTTCAATGTTTGATTCTGTCGTGCCTCCTCCTGGgcctccaaattatggaacgctGCGTAAAAATCAGAGTAGCGAGGACCTCCTGAGAGACCCACAG GCTGTGACAAAAGGAGTGACAAAAGTACCTCCACCTGTACCATCTAAACCAAAACAGATCAGCCTTAATCAATATGGCCCTCCCGGCCAGCCCCCTGTAACTGATCCCAAGTCTGATATCAGTTCCCAGAAGCCTCCTGCTTCACTACAAGGAAACAAGCAAAGGGCAGCCCAGCAAGCAAGAGTTCCCAACCCAATAAACCCTGAGTCTGTCCCTGCACCCAAAGTGGATAACCCACCAGCTGTAGCAGTACGTCCTTTTACCCCTCAACCTGTTAAGGAACCCCCTCCTCCACCCTTCCGCAAGCCCCAGACAGTCGCTGCAAGCTCCATTTACTCCATGTACACACAGCAACAAAACCCCGGGAAGAATTACACTGTGCAAGGCGCCCTCTCCCGATCCCAGACGAGACAACCCTTCTCCAGTG TGTATGGCAAACCAGTCCTTAATGGATCCCAGAGCCAGCAGACAATGAACCAATTGGCAGACAGCACTTGTATAGATGGGCGAGTTAAATCAAACAGCCCTGAGCCAGAGGGTGATACCCCAGTGACTGGCCAGGAAAGCCAAGAGACTGAGAGAATTCCTCGCCCACTTAGCCCTACAAAACTCTTACCATTCCTTTCCAATCCCTACCGGAACCAGAGTGATGCTGACTTGGAAGCATTAAGAAAGAAACTTTATAATGCACCCAGACCACTAAAGAAGAGGAGCTCTATCACGGAGCCCGAGGGCCCCAATGGACCAAATATTCAGAAGCTTTTGTACCAGAGGACTACTCTGGCTGCAATGGAGActatatctgcccctaagcaaAGCCCTGTGGAACCCATCTCTGAGAACTCTGGGGAGGGCCAAGAGGTACATGTGACTGCAGACGAGGAAGTAGAATTTCATGAGGAAAGTGCTACTTCCCTACAGGTTCTTGAGCCTGAAACAAGAGATCCAATTGTGATTCCGGAAGAAATCGAATTATTGTCGCCAGTGCTGGGTCCTGACTGTGTACCTGAGGGGATCCCTGGGGATATTctcccccctccacctcctccggAAGAGCTGAATGTAGTTACACCCCAGCCCCCTGACGCATTCATAGAGGAGTACCCCCCATATCCTCCCCCTCCTTATCCCACCTCTGGGGAACAAGACAGTCTGGTTGAAGATCTATCCAACATGCGACCTCCAGAGATCACTGGCCATTTCTCTCTTCCTCCT GGTAAAAGGACGAACCTGAGGAAGAATGGATCTGAGCGAATTAGTCATGGAATGAGAGTGAAATTTAACCCACTGGCTTTGCTCCTTGATTCATCTTTAGAAGGTGAATTCGACCTTGTACAGAGAATAATCTATGAG GTTGATGATCCCAGCCAGCCTAATGATGAAGGTATCACAGCCCTGCATAACGCAGTGTGTGCCGGTCACACCGAGATTGTGAAGTTCTTGGTCCAGTTTGGGGTGAATGTAAATGCAGCAGACAGTGATGGCTG GACCCCGTTACACTGCGCCGCGTCGTGCAATAACGTGCAAGTGTGTAAGTTCCTGGTAGAGTCTGGAGCGGCTGTGTTTGCTACAACCTACAGTGATCGACAGACTGCTGCGGACAAGTGCGAGGAGATGGAGGAGGGCTACAGCCAGTGCTCCCAGTTTCTTTATG GTGTCCAAGAGAAGATGGGCATTATGAACCGGGGGGTGCTCTACACCTTGTGGGACTATGAAGCAGAGAGTGACGATGAGATGGCTCTGAAGGAAGGAGACTGTATGACCATCCTGCGCAGGGAAGATGAAGATGAGACGGAGTGGTGGTGGGCCCGGTTAAATGACAAGGAGGGATACGTCCCCCGCAACCTGCTTGGG ctgtacCCAAGGATCAAGCCAAGGCAAAGATCTCTGGCGTAA